A genome region from Coffea arabica cultivar ET-39 chromosome 7e, Coffea Arabica ET-39 HiFi, whole genome shotgun sequence includes the following:
- the LOC113723026 gene encoding acetyl-coenzyme A synthetase, chloroplastic/glyoxysomal isoform X2, whose product MIWFSPTRPSPSRLTFPHPRRHGLSLPLLWNSDFFSHFFVFVFLLLCNLSSKYLEMYTRSIEDPAGFWSDIASEFYWKERWGPLVYSQNLDIRKGNVEIEWFKGGMTNICYNSLDRIIDSGDGDKVAIFWEGNEPGFDGTLTYNQLLSRVCQLANYLKDVGVRKGDAVVIYLPMLMELPIAMLACSRIGAVHSVVFAGFSAESLAQRIMDCKPKVVITCNAVRRGSKVIYLKDIVDAALAESARNGILLDICLTYENESAMKREATKWQEGRDIWWQDVVPQYPTTCAVEWVDAEDPLFLLYTSGSTGKPKGVLHTTGGYMVYTATTFKYAFDYKPSDIYWCTADCGWITGHSYVTYGPLLNGATIVVYEGAPNYPNAGRCWDIVDKYKVSIFYTAPTLVRSLMREGDQYVTRNSRKSLRVLGSVGEPINPSAWRWFFNVVGAARCPISDTWWQTETGGFMITPLPGAWPQKPGSATFPFFGIQPVIVDEKGAEIEGECSGYLCVKSSWPGAFRTLYGDHERYETTYFSTFPGYYFSGDGCSRDKDGYYWLTGRVDDVINVSGHRIGTAEVESALVSHRHCAEAAVVGVEHEVKGQGIYAFVTLVEGIPYSEDLRRSLILTVRNQIGAFAAPDKVHWAPGLPKTRSGKIMRRILRKIASRQLDELGDTSTLADPSVVDQLIKLADC is encoded by the exons ATTTTGGTCAGACATCGCCTCGGAGTTTTATTGGAAAGAGAGATGGGGCCCGCTGGTTTACTCCCAGAATCTTGACATTCGTAAAGGAAATGTCGAGATCgag TGGTTCAAAGGTGGTATGACCAACATATGCTACAACTCTTTGGATAGGATCATAGATTCTGGGGATGGGGACAAAGTCGCAATTTTCTGGGAAGGAAATGAACCTGGTTTTGATGGCACCTTGACCTACAACCAACTGCTATCTAGAGTTTGCCAG CTTGCAAATTACTTGAAGGATGTTGGTGTCCGCAAGGGAGATGCTGTGGTGATTTATTTGCCTATGCTTATGGAACTACCAATAGCTATGCTTGCCTGCAGTCGCATTGGTGCTGTTCACTCG GTGGTATTTGCAGGGTTCTCTGCTGAATCTCTTGCCCAGAGAATCATGGATTGTAAACCCAAGGTTGTTATAACTTGCAATGCTGTTAGGAGAGGTTCCAAGGTTATATATCTCAAGGACATAGTTGATGCTGCCCTTGCAGAATCTGCCCGAAATGGCATTCTTTTGG ATATATGCTTGACGTACGAAAATGAATCAGCCATGAAGAGAGAAGCTACGAAGTGGCAAGAGGGAAGAGATATATGGTGGCAG GATGTTGTTCCTCAATATCCCACTACATGTGCTGTGGAATGGGTTGACGCGGAGGATCCGCTTTTCCTACTCTATACCAGCGGGAGTACTGGAAAGCCGAAG GGGGTCCTGCATACAACTGGAGGCTACATGGTATACACTGCAACAACTTTTAAATATGCATTTGACTACAAGCCATCTGATATATACTG GTGTACGGCTGACTGTGGTTGGATTACTGGGCACAGCTACGTTACATATGGACCCCTGCTAAATGGAGCAACTATTGTGGTTTATGAAGGG GCTCCAAATTATCCAAATGCTGGTCGGTGTTGGGATATTGTTGATAAATACAAGGTGTCAATATTCTACACTGCCCCCACTTTGGTGCGGTCGCTAATGCGTGAAGGCGATCAG TACGTCACCCGTAACTCACGCAAATCATTGCGAGTGCTTGGAAGTGTGGGTGAGCCGATCAATCCAAGTGCATGGAG GTGGTTTTTCAATGTAGTTGGTGCGGCAAGGTGCCCTATCTCTGACACTTGGTGGCAAACGGAGACTGGTGGTTTTATG ATTACTCCTTTGCCAGGAGCATGGCCTCAGAAACCTGGTTCTGCTACATTTCCTTTTTTTGGAATTCAG CCTGTCATAGTAGATGAGAAAGGTGCTGAAATTGAAGGTGAATGTAGTGGGTATTTGTGTGTGAAAAGCTCGTGGCCTGGTGCATTTAGAACTCTATATGGGGATCACGAAAGATATGAAACTACATACTTCAGTACATTTCCTGGTTATTATTTTAGCGGTGATGGCTGCAGCAG GGACAAGGATGGCTATTACTGGCTCACTGGAAGAGTtgatgatgttattaatgtcAG CGGCCATCGTATTGGAACTGCTGAAGTGGAATCAGCTCTAGTTTCACACCGGCATTGTGCTGAAGCTGCTGTAGTTGGTGTTGAGCATGAG GTGAAAGGACAGGGCATATATGCATTTGTTACACTAGTTGAAGGCATCCCATACAGTGAAGATCTGCGTAGAAGTCTTATACTAACAGTGAGAAACCAG ATTGGAGCATTTGCAGCTCCCGACAAAGTACACTGGGCACCTGGCCTTCCGAAGACAAGAAGTGGAAAGATAATGAGAAGAATCTTAAGGAAAATTGCTTCTAGGCAGTTGGATGAGCTCGGGGACACAAGCACGCTTGCAGATCCAAGTGTTGTTGATCAGCTAATCAAACTTGCTGACTGCTGA